A window of Natronolimnobius sp. AArcel1 contains these coding sequences:
- a CDS encoding helix-turn-helix transcriptional regulator, whose translation MDELTGFQRDLLYVIAGAEQPSGQDVKEEVEQYYSSEINHGRLYPNLDTLVNKDLVEKGKLDRRTNYYNLNDTGEEVIEERREWESQYVD comes from the coding sequence ATGGACGAACTCACAGGATTCCAACGCGATTTATTGTACGTCATCGCGGGGGCCGAGCAACCATCAGGCCAAGACGTCAAAGAGGAGGTTGAACAGTACTACAGCAGTGAAATCAACCATGGGCGGCTCTATCCGAACCTCGACACCTTGGTCAATAAGGACCTCGTCGAGAAGGGCAAACTCGACCGACGGACCAACTATTATAATCTCAACGACACGGGTGAGGAAGTTATCGAGGAACGACGAGAGTGGGAGTCACAGTACGTTGATTAG